A DNA window from Akkermansiaceae bacterium contains the following coding sequences:
- a CDS encoding M56 family metallopeptidase gives MIALLIFSLLAALAVWLAGRKDPALDPRLTTVVLSLLGVFPVLLVVMPKLIVIPQPSDETQGFPWKLWLAAVWGIGFLVEMSRLLAAWRRIRGWVGKSSLLETVDGVEIRSLPGLRGPVAAGVWERMVFVPDDWARWDEDLRAMALRHELAHHRRRDPLRRWIAGVAVAVNWFNPLVRWMVRRLLIQCEYSCDETVIRSGVEARRYAKALCDMAEDRPLRGPALAMAQRGGLEARVRRMMEPQHDDSGLASGTLILLAVGAAALLALAGQETIAGYTRAELNLRKTADPFPGQ, from the coding sequence ATGATCGCGCTGCTGATCTTCTCCCTCCTCGCTGCCCTCGCCGTGTGGCTGGCAGGGAGGAAGGATCCCGCGCTGGACCCACGGCTCACCACGGTGGTGCTTTCATTGCTGGGCGTCTTTCCCGTGCTGCTGGTGGTGATGCCGAAGCTGATCGTGATCCCGCAACCATCGGATGAGACGCAGGGTTTCCCATGGAAGCTGTGGCTGGCGGCGGTGTGGGGGATCGGTTTTCTGGTGGAAATGTCGAGGTTGCTGGCGGCGTGGCGCAGGATCCGTGGCTGGGTCGGCAAGTCATCGCTGCTGGAGACGGTGGACGGTGTGGAGATCCGCAGCCTGCCTGGCCTCCGTGGTCCGGTAGCGGCCGGTGTGTGGGAGCGCATGGTGTTTGTCCCGGACGACTGGGCGCGGTGGGATGAGGATCTCAGGGCGATGGCGCTGCGCCATGAACTGGCCCATCACCGGCGGCGGGATCCACTGCGGCGGTGGATCGCGGGCGTCGCGGTGGCGGTGAATTGGTTCAACCCGCTGGTCCGCTGGATGGTGCGCCGCCTTCTCATCCAGTGCGAATACTCCTGCGATGAAACGGTGATCCGCAGCGGGGTGGAGGCACGCCGCTACGCGAAGGCGCTTTGTGACATGGCGGAGGACAGGCCGCTGAGAGGCCCCGCGCTGGCCATGGCGCAGCGCGGTGGTCTGGAGGCACGGGTGCGCAGGATGATGGAGCCACAGCACGACGACAGCGGCTTGGCCTCCGGAACGCTGATCTTGCTGGCCGTCGGTGCGGCGGCGCTGTTGGCACTGGCCGGGCAGGAAACCATCGCCGGCTACACCAGGGCGGAACTCAATCTCAGGAAAACAGCGGACCCATTTCCGGGGCAGTGA
- a CDS encoding NAD(+)/NADH kinase — translation MKIGILANPDKPGAVSTLNDLRQALESRGCTTILDDQAARLMDEPGGIPASLFAQEVDVAAVLGGDGTMLNAVLRLGDFRKPVAGINIGTLGFLTSCTDEELDAFAESITSENYRISERTMLQATVRRSRKGSGGFPPSTRSPWPGGKPRPSSPWALP, via the coding sequence TTGAAAATCGGAATCCTCGCCAACCCTGACAAACCCGGAGCAGTCAGCACCCTGAACGACCTCCGGCAGGCGCTGGAGTCCCGGGGCTGCACGACCATCCTGGATGATCAGGCGGCCAGGCTGATGGATGAACCCGGAGGCATCCCGGCCTCGCTTTTCGCACAGGAAGTGGACGTCGCCGCCGTGCTGGGTGGGGATGGTACCATGCTCAACGCCGTACTGCGGCTGGGCGACTTCCGCAAGCCGGTGGCGGGCATCAACATCGGCACCCTCGGCTTTCTCACCAGTTGCACGGATGAGGAGCTGGACGCCTTCGCGGAATCCATCACCAGCGAAAACTACCGCATCAGTGAGCGGACGATGCTGCAGGCCACCGTGCGCCGCTCCCGGAAAGGAAGCGGAGGTTTTCCGCCCTCAACGAGATCACCCTGGCCAGGGGGGAAACCACGCCCCTCGTCTCCGTGGGCGCTTCCGTGA
- a CDS encoding BlaI/MecI/CopY family transcriptional regulator, with the protein MKRLEDGQVSRRERQVMDILFRLGKGTAQEVMDELPDPPSYSAVRALLAILEEKGLVKHAKESRRYVYSPAVPEKKAKRNALKQLLATFFEGRPEKLVASLLDPEDQKLSKEEIARIRRLLDGDGGAS; encoded by the coding sequence ATGAAGCGTCTGGAAGATGGTCAGGTTTCCCGCAGGGAGCGGCAGGTGATGGACATCCTTTTCCGCCTGGGGAAGGGGACGGCGCAGGAGGTGATGGATGAGCTGCCGGACCCGCCGAGCTACTCCGCCGTGCGTGCCCTGCTGGCCATCCTAGAGGAGAAAGGCCTGGTGAAGCATGCGAAGGAATCCCGCCGCTATGTCTACTCACCGGCGGTGCCGGAAAAGAAAGCGAAGCGGAACGCGTTGAAACAACTGCTGGCGACGTTCTTCGAAGGGCGTCCGGAAAAGCTGGTGGCCTCCCTGCTGGATCCGGAGGACCAGAAGCTGAGCAAGGAGGAGATTGCACGCATCCGCAGGCTGCTGGATGGGGACGGAGGTGCGTCATGA
- a CDS encoding OmpH family outer membrane protein, whose translation MLRATTLILLSLAFVMPAVAAPRFAVVRITEIYQNLTSTHTMLLELQKDRAEILKDERAVHLRNVLEELKQLQAQLQAKRDAPVDDTLRKLAQQYEIKRQEGQTLQEEFQVFDAEKRKEINRKMVTTMRSSLTKIDETARTIAREQGYDVALDSSANSNTGVPILLYAKNAPDITKDVVARLQDAGEPSGAPAANPAPLPDAAPAAPATPGVEAIPQP comes from the coding sequence ATGCTCCGCGCCACCACGTTGATCCTGCTTTCCCTGGCTTTCGTCATGCCCGCGGTGGCGGCCCCCAGATTCGCGGTCGTCAGGATCACGGAGATCTACCAGAACCTCACCTCCACCCATACCATGCTGCTGGAGTTGCAGAAAGACAGGGCGGAGATCCTCAAGGATGAACGCGCCGTCCACCTGCGGAACGTGCTGGAGGAACTGAAGCAGCTCCAGGCCCAGCTCCAGGCAAAGCGGGATGCTCCGGTGGATGACACGCTCCGCAAGCTGGCCCAGCAGTACGAAATCAAGCGCCAGGAGGGGCAGACGCTGCAAGAGGAGTTCCAGGTCTTCGACGCGGAGAAGAGAAAGGAGATCAACCGCAAGATGGTCACCACGATGCGCTCCTCCCTCACGAAGATCGATGAAACCGCACGGACCATCGCCCGGGAACAGGGCTATGATGTGGCGCTGGATTCATCCGCCAACAGCAATACCGGCGTGCCCATCCTCCTCTACGCGAAGAATGCCCCGGACATCACGAAGGATGTCGTTGCGCGGCTGCAGGATGCGGGCGAACCTTCGGGAGCACCCGCCGCGAATCCGGCGCCACTGCCTGACGCGGCACCCGCCGCCCCTGCCACACCCGGTGTTGAAGCAATTCCCCAACCTTGA
- a CDS encoding LOG family protein: MPTVRFAGTVTGERDPNREIRARLLGELFAAGWNIYNSNGDQRISLSNIERKIIESDAFLFTPGATLEDLFKAVSIFVGYQTLDKHLAGKPTVLLNTDGSWDPLFTLFSHLRGLGTILQDHTDYLLMTDEVAQVVPLLETARSRGVPEVPHEHIAAISAGSFENPPPSGHLGNVCVFCSASIADPAYLDDGYTFGRTLAESRLGCVSGAGNSGIMGEVVRGAVEAGGWAAGSNVPHIIELEGLPTGLSSFWLKPDIYTRMEVMIDNSDAFVIFPGGAGTVQEMLALMIFKQQRNPAVDGKPVIVFDRKDTNGTSFWGPLIGMLEPWHREGGFVVVEELDQIIPTVQAMMRGGVRKLSA, from the coding sequence ATGCCTACAGTCCGTTTTGCAGGAACAGTCACAGGAGAAAGAGACCCGAACCGCGAAATACGCGCCCGCTTGCTGGGAGAACTCTTTGCCGCCGGTTGGAACATCTATAACTCGAACGGGGACCAGCGGATCTCCCTTTCCAACATCGAGAGAAAGATCATCGAATCGGACGCCTTCCTGTTCACACCGGGAGCCACCCTGGAGGACCTGTTCAAGGCCGTCTCCATCTTTGTCGGCTACCAGACGCTGGACAAACATCTGGCGGGAAAACCCACCGTGCTGCTGAATACCGATGGATCCTGGGATCCGCTCTTCACGCTGTTCTCCCACCTGCGCGGACTGGGCACCATCCTCCAGGACCACACCGACTATCTGTTGATGACGGATGAAGTGGCGCAGGTCGTCCCGCTGCTGGAGACGGCCCGTTCACGTGGCGTGCCGGAGGTTCCGCACGAGCATATCGCCGCCATCTCGGCGGGTAGCTTTGAGAACCCGCCGCCCTCCGGACACCTGGGGAACGTCTGCGTCTTCTGTTCCGCCTCCATCGCGGATCCGGCCTACCTGGACGATGGCTACACCTTTGGCAGGACGTTGGCGGAGTCCCGGCTGGGCTGTGTTTCCGGTGCGGGGAACTCCGGCATCATGGGTGAGGTGGTGCGCGGGGCGGTGGAGGCTGGCGGATGGGCCGCAGGGTCCAACGTGCCGCACATCATCGAGCTGGAGGGGCTGCCCACAGGGCTGTCCAGCTTCTGGCTGAAACCGGACATCTACACCCGCATGGAGGTGATGATCGACAACTCCGATGCCTTCGTGATCTTTCCCGGCGGAGCCGGAACCGTGCAGGAGATGCTGGCGCTGATGATCTTCAAACAGCAGCGGAACCCCGCCGTGGACGGAAAGCCGGTCATCGTCTTCGACCGGAAAGACACCAACGGCACCAGCTTCTGGGGACCACTCATCGGCATGTTGGAACCATGGCACAGGGAAGGCGGCTTCGTCGTGGTGGAGGAGTTGGACCAGATCATCCCCACCGTACAGGCAATGATGCGGGGAGGTGTCAGGAAACTGAGCGCCTGA
- a CDS encoding LysR family transcriptional regulator, whose product MKEFERLFSISGLSLDRMRAFLMVVGAGGVSAAAKGDPVRQSQYSRQLKELEGYFGIPLTRLVGRRIQITPQGYRLAEIIRRHFSELDDFRESSAGRPVCVRIGAQGSVLDWLLLPTLSGIRETLGGALIEFEQLRSAEIVAEVSDGRLDFGVVRADAVHAGMKKWRLGELRYSVFAPVAVWRSHVSPEEVLGTLEMGGLLPGGEFQGKLEEWYSEHGITPRIVARMPSFLQVARLTRISGLPSVLPEIASAEFDPRRISGRRPRWKLGRELVLIVNRRAIDRSGIPDRAVAGLKALLSGTLSAFEH is encoded by the coding sequence ATGAAAGAATTTGAACGGCTCTTCTCCATATCGGGTTTGTCACTGGACCGCATGAGGGCATTTCTGATGGTGGTCGGGGCTGGCGGCGTGTCGGCTGCGGCCAAGGGGGACCCCGTGAGGCAGTCCCAGTACTCCCGCCAACTGAAGGAACTCGAGGGATACTTCGGTATCCCATTGACACGCCTGGTGGGGCGGCGGATCCAGATCACCCCGCAGGGATACCGGCTGGCCGAAATAATCCGCCGCCATTTCTCCGAGCTGGATGATTTCCGGGAATCCTCCGCAGGCAGGCCGGTCTGTGTGAGGATCGGTGCACAGGGTAGTGTTCTGGATTGGCTCCTGCTTCCCACCTTGTCCGGCATCAGGGAAACATTGGGAGGAGCGCTCATCGAGTTTGAGCAACTCCGGAGCGCGGAGATCGTCGCGGAGGTGTCTGACGGTCGGCTTGATTTCGGCGTGGTGAGGGCGGACGCGGTGCACGCCGGGATGAAAAAATGGCGGCTGGGGGAACTCCGTTACTCCGTGTTCGCCCCGGTAGCGGTGTGGAGGAGCCATGTAAGCCCGGAAGAAGTGTTGGGAACGCTCGAGATGGGTGGTCTGTTGCCGGGAGGAGAGTTCCAGGGGAAGCTGGAGGAATGGTACTCGGAGCATGGGATCACGCCCCGGATCGTGGCCAGGATGCCATCCTTTCTCCAGGTCGCCCGGCTTACCAGGATCTCCGGTCTGCCCTCCGTCCTGCCCGAGATTGCTTCCGCCGAATTCGATCCGCGCCGGATCAGCGGCAGGAGACCCCGCTGGAAACTGGGGAGGGAATTGGTCCTCATTGTGAACCGTAGGGCGATCGATCGTTCGGGTATTCCGGATCGGGCGGTTGCCGGTCTGAAGGCACTGCTGTCAGGCACCCTGTCGGCATTTGAACATTGA
- a CDS encoding DUF1501 domain-containing protein: MKHVCPGNPLERYSSRREFFYVGLLGGLGLTLPQFLRDRAFGDTKTYALREPVAQGIIHIFLPGGLAHQESFDPKPLAPAEYRGPFGAINTNLPGVQFGEKMTEMAKIADKLTIIRSMSHGEAAHERGTHNMFTGYRPSPALEYPSFGSVISHELGSRNDLPPYVCVPSVPNEYAGSGYLSSAFGPFALGSDPGNANFQVRDLNLPTGVDDKRFNRRRSLLDTVDHHFRNLESSDALDSMDAFYQHAYKLISSQKAREAFNLAAETDAMKEKYGKNAAGQRMLLSRRLIEGGVRMVSLTAGGWDHHDNIKNGMDNNMPSVDKAIAALINDLDERGMLDTTLVMVTSEFGRTPKINNTAGRDHWPRVFSTVLAGGGMKRGYVHGSSDALGGEPETDKVGIEDLATTIYNQIGITADKELMSPGNRPIEIVDGGHVLDSLLSKKA, from the coding sequence ATGAAGCACGTCTGCCCAGGCAATCCACTCGAGCGTTACTCCTCCCGCCGGGAGTTCTTTTACGTCGGACTCCTCGGAGGCCTCGGCCTCACGCTGCCACAGTTCCTCAGGGACCGCGCGTTCGGCGACACAAAGACCTATGCTCTGCGTGAACCGGTTGCCCAGGGCATCATCCACATCTTCCTTCCCGGCGGCCTCGCCCACCAGGAGTCCTTCGATCCCAAGCCCCTCGCCCCCGCCGAATACCGCGGGCCGTTCGGTGCCATCAACACCAACCTCCCGGGCGTCCAGTTCGGCGAGAAGATGACGGAAATGGCGAAGATCGCGGACAAGCTGACGATCATCCGCTCCATGTCCCACGGCGAAGCCGCCCACGAGCGCGGCACGCACAACATGTTTACCGGCTACCGTCCGTCCCCTGCGCTGGAGTACCCTTCCTTCGGATCCGTCATCTCGCACGAACTCGGCTCCAGGAACGACCTGCCGCCGTATGTCTGCGTGCCATCCGTGCCCAACGAATATGCCGGTTCCGGCTACCTTTCCTCCGCCTTCGGACCGTTCGCCCTCGGTTCCGACCCGGGCAACGCGAACTTCCAGGTCCGGGACCTCAACCTCCCGACCGGCGTGGATGACAAGCGCTTCAACCGACGCCGCTCCCTGCTGGACACGGTGGACCACCACTTCCGCAATCTGGAGTCGTCCGACGCGCTCGACTCCATGGACGCTTTCTACCAGCACGCCTACAAGCTCATCTCCTCGCAGAAGGCCCGGGAGGCCTTCAACCTCGCGGCGGAGACGGATGCCATGAAGGAGAAATACGGCAAGAACGCGGCCGGCCAGCGCATGCTGCTCTCCCGCCGCCTGATCGAAGGCGGTGTCCGCATGGTCTCCCTCACCGCAGGTGGCTGGGACCACCACGACAACATCAAGAACGGTATGGACAACAATATGCCGAGCGTGGACAAGGCCATCGCCGCCCTCATCAACGACCTTGATGAACGCGGCATGCTGGACACCACCCTCGTCATGGTGACCTCCGAGTTCGGCCGCACGCCGAAGATCAACAACACCGCCGGCCGGGACCACTGGCCGCGGGTGTTCTCCACCGTCCTGGCTGGCGGCGGCATGAAGCGCGGCTACGTCCACGGCTCCTCCGACGCCCTCGGCGGCGAACCGGAAACTGACAAGGTGGGCATCGAGGATCTCGCCACCACCATCTACAACCAGATCGGCATCACCGCGGACAAGGAACTGATGTCCCCGGGCAACCGGCCGATCGAGATCGTGGATGGAGGTCACGTGCTCGACTCCCTCCTTTCCAAGAAAGCGTAA
- a CDS encoding helix-turn-helix transcriptional regulator, which translates to MDAPRNIVGPQVIAIRNQLGWSQSKLASVCQLQGWDVSRGVIARIEGQVKWVCDTELLELAKALKVSVPDLFPKKDWRAFKPKP; encoded by the coding sequence ATGGATGCCCCACGAAACATTGTAGGACCCCAAGTCATTGCCATCCGCAACCAGCTCGGCTGGTCGCAGAGCAAGCTGGCGAGCGTTTGCCAACTTCAGGGGTGGGACGTCAGCCGGGGAGTCATCGCCCGGATCGAGGGTCAGGTGAAATGGGTGTGCGATACCGAACTCCTCGAACTGGCGAAGGCACTGAAAGTGTCGGTACCGGATCTATTCCCCAAGAAGGACTGGCGTGCGTTCAAGCCCAAGCCCTGA
- a CDS encoding NAD(+)/NADH kinase, whose product MVATPTGSTAYSLSAGGPLMDPGANVWVITPICPHSLSQRSLVVGDDSVIELFPDDHGDGAMLFTADGRDNTLIGPGDRIEVRKSPRSFKLLRPNGGSFYEALRQKLRWQGL is encoded by the coding sequence ATCGTCGCCACGCCCACCGGTTCCACCGCCTACTCCCTCTCCGCCGGTGGCCCGCTCATGGACCCGGGCGCGAATGTATGGGTCATCACCCCCATCTGCCCTCATAGCCTGAGCCAGCGCTCGCTCGTCGTGGGGGATGACTCGGTGATCGAACTCTTTCCCGACGACCATGGCGATGGGGCGATGCTTTTCACCGCGGACGGCCGTGACAACACACTCATCGGCCCTGGCGATAGGATCGAAGTCCGGAAATCCCCGCGCTCGTTCAAGCTTCTCAGGCCGAACGGCGGCTCTTTCTACGAGGCGCTGCGGCAAAAGCTCCGCTGGCAGGGACTGTGA
- a CDS encoding metallophosphoesterase: MNEAPTGYDVIGDIHGRFDKLERLMCRLGYHRHGDGFIPPPGRKALFLGDLVDPKPGHGIPGGVKRTLRAVKMMVELEHAICLMGNHEFNAICFHTTGPAGTPLRSHTPHNLRMHQGTLDDFPDHGSPESDWRKVWLPWMKRLPLFLDMGAFRAVHACWHAPAIRAMGGVDLTDMKQLTDAADDNIPFGHAISTLLKGIEVPLPAGTYFRDESGASRERIRAKWWHRPHAGISCRDVVFPWNEQIPDLPLDETVFSIFEGYDPGAPPVFFGHYLKEPTLPPAPEQGNVACLDHGAGINGPLVAYRWRGEATLDAGQYITDQG; encoded by the coding sequence ATGAATGAAGCGCCCACCGGCTATGATGTGATCGGAGACATCCACGGAAGATTCGACAAGCTGGAGCGGCTGATGTGCCGTCTTGGCTACCACAGGCATGGAGACGGTTTCATTCCCCCTCCCGGGCGGAAGGCTCTCTTCCTCGGAGATTTGGTGGATCCCAAACCCGGACACGGAATTCCCGGAGGGGTGAAACGAACCCTCAGGGCCGTGAAGATGATGGTGGAACTGGAACATGCGATCTGCCTCATGGGAAATCATGAGTTCAATGCGATATGCTTCCACACCACGGGTCCTGCCGGAACACCGCTCCGTTCCCATACCCCCCATAATTTGCGGATGCATCAGGGAACGCTCGATGATTTCCCGGATCATGGGAGTCCGGAGAGCGATTGGCGGAAAGTCTGGCTGCCGTGGATGAAACGGCTCCCGCTGTTCCTCGATATGGGAGCGTTCCGCGCTGTCCACGCGTGCTGGCATGCTCCTGCCATCCGGGCCATGGGAGGTGTGGATCTGACCGACATGAAACAACTGACCGACGCAGCGGATGACAACATCCCATTCGGCCACGCCATCAGCACGCTGCTCAAGGGGATCGAAGTGCCTCTTCCTGCGGGAACGTATTTCAGGGATGAAAGCGGAGCATCGAGGGAACGCATCCGTGCGAAATGGTGGCACAGGCCACATGCGGGCATCAGTTGCCGGGATGTTGTGTTCCCGTGGAATGAGCAGATCCCGGATCTTCCACTGGACGAAACAGTGTTCAGCATCTTCGAAGGTTATGATCCCGGCGCGCCCCCCGTATTTTTCGGCCATTATCTGAAGGAGCCGACCTTGCCTCCCGCACCAGAGCAGGGAAATGTCGCCTGCCTGGATCACGGAGCGGGAATCAACGGCCCCTTGGTGGCCTACCGCTGGCGGGGTGAAGCAACGCTGGACGCCGGACAGTATATCACAGACCAAGGGTAG
- a CDS encoding protein kinase: MGAHDTAVFNVIGLIGPGGCGSVCTAEDSVGTLVAVKYFEGMAIRRSLLSSMLGRLMQDGWPQGVVPILSSELEGRPAMMVMPLLADTDADGTLLPRSLQHRLDRFPEEDPWELLMQVGRALAAMHEKRVAHGNLKPGNIFFDQSGKVLLSDWALGNMPGVSHLEFTDALLYQPPEQLRDPGGYLEEAGYRWDVFAFGVLAFRLMTGQYPRCNDTFIKVAPPQGETRREGIHADLPKIAKNLEINPGFAWPAPPANKEEEGRREWIDRCLQLDPGMRPSSMAEVLAGFETGEHRLAAELERDSLLDRIRGAERKASRWCVAACLAGGACLVLGALWQLAANQRDAGMKSRVEEMAALKSTADTAVAARAAADEAAGEAKRDLDYEHRIGIARLEASRLIGDRLFSWAMEKGHRKLPSLDGRVERLKSLEKYFEDFLGRIGRIPELADERARIQLQLAEISLAAGDSEKAISRLSKVPEAWKDVPADEEFRFRMATNRLLLALLLKSNNDPRMGDAFTAARKALGEVRKEEVDAERLQQLLAILDFHEANLLSARGDMAKALSQLMSATQSLNRLAAERPDSVVLRSELARCYLSSATILEGMGNLGDARETQMLAAREISKMLKDNPKDPGLRLDLAGCFGLMAEAALFSGDTTEAEARSTEAIRILQELLREQPDHVEAGCRLASQIGLKAGLLRDKGETDAALESFDEALRMLEGLYASHPDNPLAGYRLALLWWQKGKMLGMTGKRAEEVELIRRAHGMMTRLEADKNPGGPPMEKIQRSSGYLLGDLGHALQLAGRKEEAVGAFAESVSFWERLLEARPKSEEYQESLAWCRQRIKELE; this comes from the coding sequence ATGGGTGCGCACGATACCGCGGTGTTCAATGTCATCGGGCTGATCGGCCCGGGGGGGTGTGGTTCGGTGTGCACGGCTGAGGACTCCGTCGGCACCTTGGTGGCGGTGAAATATTTCGAAGGGATGGCCATCCGCCGGAGCCTCCTTTCCTCCATGCTGGGGCGCCTGATGCAGGATGGGTGGCCGCAGGGGGTGGTGCCCATCCTTTCCAGTGAACTGGAGGGCCGCCCTGCGATGATGGTGATGCCCCTGCTGGCGGATACGGACGCGGATGGAACCCTCCTGCCCCGCTCGCTGCAGCACCGGTTGGACCGCTTTCCGGAGGAGGACCCATGGGAACTCCTGATGCAAGTGGGCCGTGCGCTGGCGGCCATGCATGAAAAGCGGGTGGCCCACGGCAACCTGAAGCCGGGCAACATTTTTTTCGATCAATCGGGCAAGGTCCTGCTTTCGGACTGGGCGCTCGGCAACATGCCGGGGGTGTCCCATCTGGAGTTCACGGATGCGCTCCTCTACCAGCCGCCGGAGCAACTGCGTGATCCCGGTGGCTATCTGGAGGAGGCGGGCTACCGCTGGGATGTCTTTGCCTTCGGGGTGCTGGCGTTCCGCCTGATGACGGGGCAGTACCCCCGCTGCAATGATACCTTCATCAAGGTGGCTCCCCCGCAGGGCGAGACACGGCGGGAAGGGATCCATGCGGACCTGCCGAAGATCGCAAAAAATCTCGAAATCAACCCGGGTTTCGCGTGGCCGGCCCCACCCGCGAACAAGGAGGAGGAGGGCAGGCGGGAGTGGATCGACCGTTGCCTGCAACTGGACCCGGGCATGCGGCCGTCGTCCATGGCGGAGGTGCTGGCGGGTTTTGAGACCGGGGAGCACCGGCTCGCCGCGGAGCTCGAGCGGGACTCCCTGCTCGACCGCATCCGTGGAGCGGAAAGGAAAGCCTCCCGGTGGTGTGTCGCCGCGTGTCTGGCCGGTGGAGCCTGTCTCGTGCTGGGGGCGCTCTGGCAGTTGGCTGCGAACCAACGGGATGCCGGGATGAAGTCGCGGGTGGAAGAGATGGCGGCATTGAAATCCACGGCGGACACGGCGGTGGCGGCGAGGGCTGCGGCGGATGAAGCTGCAGGCGAGGCAAAGCGGGATCTGGATTATGAACATAGGATCGGGATCGCCCGGTTGGAGGCCTCCCGCCTCATCGGCGACCGCCTGTTTTCATGGGCGATGGAGAAAGGCCACCGCAAGCTTCCTTCCCTGGACGGCCGGGTGGAGCGGCTCAAGTCGCTCGAAAAATACTTCGAGGACTTTCTCGGGCGGATCGGGCGGATCCCGGAACTGGCGGACGAGCGGGCGCGCATCCAGCTCCAGCTCGCGGAGATTTCACTCGCGGCGGGGGACTCTGAAAAGGCGATATCCCGGCTCAGCAAGGTTCCGGAAGCATGGAAAGATGTCCCGGCGGACGAGGAGTTCCGGTTCCGGATGGCGACGAACCGCCTGTTGCTCGCCCTGCTGTTGAAGTCGAACAACGATCCCCGGATGGGGGATGCGTTCACGGCGGCAAGGAAGGCCCTGGGTGAAGTGCGGAAGGAAGAGGTGGATGCCGAGCGGCTGCAGCAACTGCTGGCCATCCTGGATTTCCATGAGGCCAACCTGCTCTCCGCCCGCGGGGATATGGCAAAGGCGCTCAGCCAGCTCATGTCCGCCACGCAGAGCCTCAACCGGCTGGCTGCGGAAAGGCCGGACTCCGTGGTGCTCCGTTCGGAACTGGCCAGATGCTACCTTTCTTCCGCGACCATCCTGGAAGGCATGGGAAATCTCGGGGACGCGCGGGAAACCCAGATGCTGGCCGCCCGGGAGATCTCGAAGATGCTGAAAGACAACCCGAAGGACCCCGGGCTGAGGCTGGATCTGGCGGGATGTTTCGGCTTGATGGCGGAGGCCGCCCTGTTTTCAGGAGACACCACCGAAGCGGAGGCAAGATCGACCGAAGCGATCCGCATCCTGCAGGAATTGTTGCGCGAGCAGCCTGACCATGTGGAGGCGGGTTGCAGGCTCGCATCACAGATCGGACTCAAGGCGGGCCTCCTGCGGGACAAGGGGGAGACGGATGCCGCGCTCGAATCGTTCGATGAGGCGCTCCGGATGTTGGAGGGGCTTTATGCTTCACACCCGGACAACCCGTTGGCCGGTTACCGGCTGGCGCTTCTCTGGTGGCAGAAGGGCAAGATGCTGGGCATGACCGGGAAGCGCGCGGAGGAAGTGGAACTCATCCGCCGGGCCCATGGCATGATGACGCGGTTGGAGGCGGACAAGAATCCCGGTGGTCCTCCGATGGAGAAGATCCAGAGATCCTCCGGCTATCTGCTGGGGGATCTGGGGCATGCGTTGCAGCTCGCGGGCAGAAAGGAAGAGGCGGTTGGTGCGTTTGCGGAATCCGTATCGTTCTGGGAGCGGCTGTTGGAAGCCCGCCCGAAGAGCGAGGAGTATCAGGAAAGCCTCGCCTGGTGCCGCCAGCGCATCAAGGAGCTTGAGTAA